One segment of Clavelina lepadiformis chromosome 2, kaClaLepa1.1, whole genome shotgun sequence DNA contains the following:
- the LOC143446044 gene encoding very-long-chain 3-oxoacyl-CoA reductase-like, which produces MDCSIFQYIGILTFSYFIVKLVLKLREGFRLYFFSTYPDFSQYGKWSVVTGPTSGIGKATAFQLASRGQNIVLISRNQEKLKTVASEIERKYNVQTKWLAIDFSLDEEIYDQITDFLQGLDIGTLVNNVGIGHKLGKFLDIPNLSTLIRNIIRVNVISAVKMTQIVLPGMVERKRGLILNVSSISAVKPTSYLLMYSATKTFLNFFSQGLSYEYESKGITIQSCMPSLVQSNLTEYLPRYKKMISAEDYCKSWLATVDKTRWTHGYLTHAFQARIYLHLCNQNKIGDETLKTLCYGILI; this is translated from the exons ATGGATTGCTCAATTTTTCAGTATATTGGCATCTTaactttttcatattttattgtGAAGCTTGTGCTAAAGTTAAGAGAAGGATTTCGTTTGTATTTCTTCTCCACATATccggatttcagtcaataTGGCAAATGGTCAG TTGTAACTGGACCAACAAGTGGAATTGGAAAAGCGACTGCGTTTCAG CTTGCTTCACGTGGTCAAAACATTGTCTTAATAAGCCGGAACcaagaaaaactgaaaacagTGGCAAGTgaaatag AGAGAAAATACAATGTGCAAACAAAGTGGCTGGCGATAGATTTCAGCCTCGATGAAGAAATTTACGACCAAATAACCGATTTCTTGCAAGGGCTTGACATAGGGACATTAGTTAATAATGTTGGTATCGGCCATAAGTTGGGTAAATTTCTCGATATCCCAAATCTTTCAACGCTAATAAGAAACATAATCCGGGTGAACGTAATATCAGCTGTAAAG ATGACACAGATTGTCCTTCCGGGGATGGTCGAACGAAAACGAGGACTCATATTAAACGTGTCTTCCATCTCAGCTGTAAAACCAACATCATACCTCTTAATGTACAGCGCAACAAAAACGTTCCTCAACTTCTTTTCTCAAGGGTTAAGCTACGAGTACGAAAGCAAAGGCATTACAATTCAg AGTTGTATGCCTTCGTTGGTGCAAAGTAACTTGACGGAATATCTCCCGcgttataaaaaaatgatttcagcGGAAGACTACTGCAAGTCGTGGTTGGCGACCGTTGACAAGACGAGATGGACTCATGGTTATTTGACTCACGCATTTCAGGCAAGAATCTACTTACACTTGTgtaaccaaaataaaattgggGACGAGACATTAAAAACGTTATGCTACGGTAtattaatttga
- the LOC143447296 gene encoding uncharacterized protein LOC143447296 has protein sequence MICFYSTMRKCKNDPDRFCYICGKVTLRSRQAKITQFVKKAYYAYFGVKLGDQDKAFAPHICCRACVENLRLWSLKKIKSLPFGIPMVWREGKDHVTDCYFCMTNLQGINRKNKQHVKYPDVPSAMKPVPHGPGIPVTEPPGEISEMECSSSAESKASEQDTWDADQSTFFTF, from the exons atgatttgtttttacagtacaaTGAGAAAGTGCAAAAATGATCCAGACAGGTTCTGTTACATATGTGGCAAGGTCACCCTGCGCAGTCGCCAAGCAAAAATTACGCAGTTTGTTAAGAAAGCATATTATGCGTATTTTGGAGTAAAACTAGGCGATCAGGACAAGGCATTTGCTCCGCATATATGTTGTAGAGCATGCGTTGAAAACTTGAGATTATGGAGcctaaagaaaataaagagcCTTCCTTTTGGTATTCCTATGGTATGGAGAGAAGGAAAAGACCATGTCactgattgttatttttgcatgacCAACTTACAAG gaATAAACCGGAAGAACAAACAACATGTGAAGTACCCTGATGTTCCTTCAGCCATGAAACCAGTACCACATGGCCCTGGTATTCCTGTTACAGAACCACCTGGAGAAATAAGTGAAATGGAGTGTTCTTCATCTGCAGAGAGCAAAGCAAGTGAACAAGACACATGGGATGCAGACCAAAgtacattttttacattttaa
- the LOC143445066 gene encoding very-long-chain 3-oxoacyl-CoA reductase-like: MDCSVFQYIGIFTSLYFIVKIVLKIIEGSRLYIFSTYPDFSKFGKWSVVTGSTDGIGKATAFQLASYGQNIVLISRNEEKLRNVANEIESKHNVQTKCLTIDFSDDEEIYDKIADFLQGLDIGTLVNNVGIAQEISCFHEHPNLTNLIRHIIRINIMSVVKMTQVVLPGMVRRKRGLILNVASMAAVRPIQIMTMYSATKTFINFFSQGLSYEYESKGITIQSCMPGTVRSNMTEKFSEVQKMPTAEQYCKSWLATVGKARWTHGYWKHAIEAFIMRQLPSNLFHKMVGSSLKSALKAANEKKNK; encoded by the exons ATGGATTGTTCAGTTTTTCAGTATATTGGCATTTTTACTTCTCTGTATTTCATCGTCAAGATTGTACTGAAGATAATAGAAGGCAGTCGCTTGTATATCTTCTCGACTTATCCGGATTTCAGCAAATTCGGCAAGTGGTCAG TTGTAACCGGATCTACGGATGGTATCGGAAAGGCAACTGCTTTTCAG TTGGCTTCATATGGTCAAAACATAGTCTTAATAAGCCGAAATGAAGAAAAGCTGAGAAATGTGGCAAATGAAATCG AGAGCAAACACAACGTCCAAACCAAGTGTCTGACGATAGATTTTAGTGATGACGAGGAAATATACGACAAAATAGCCGATTTTTTGCAAGGTCTCGATATTGGAACACTGGTTAATAATGTTGGAATTGCTCAGGAAATTTCTTGCTTCCATGAACACCCAAATCTTACAAATTTAATAAGACACATAATTCGAATTAACATAATGTCAGTCGTAAAG ATGACACAAGTTGTGCTCCCTGGCATGGTTCGACGAAAACGAGGACTTATTTTAAACGTTGCTTCAATGGCAGCTGTTAGACCAATACAAATAATGACCATGTACTCggcaacaaaaacatttatcaaCTTCTTTTCTCAAGGACTAAGTTATGAATATGAAAGTAAAGGCATTACCATACAG AGCTGCATGCCAGGGACAGTGCGGTCTAACATGACAGAAAAATTTAGTGAAGTCCAAAAAATGCCCACAGCAGAACAATACTGTAAGTCGTGGTTGGCAACAGTGGGTAAAGCAAGATGGACTCATGGATATTGGAAACACGCAATTGAG GCATTTATAATGCGACAACTTCCAAGCAATTTATTCCATAAAATGGTTGGGTCTAGCTTGAAGAGTGCATTAAAAGCGGCCAATGAAAAGAAGAATAAATGA
- the LOC143445068 gene encoding very-long-chain 3-oxoacyl-CoA reductase-like, producing MDCSVFQCIGIFTSLYFIVKIVLKIIEGSRLYIFSTYPNFSKYGKWSVVTGSTDGIGKETAIQLASRGQNIVLISRNEEKLRNVAIEIESKHNVQTKCLTIDFSDDEEIYDKIANFLQGLDVGTLVNNVGISQEIACFHEYPNLSKFLGDIIRLNVISVIKMTQVVLPGMVKRKRGLVLNLSSLMAVKPVKKYAMYSATKKFVDYFAQALSYEYESKGITIQSCMPGTVLTNITKNYEELQKMPSPETYCKSWLATIGKARWTHGYWKHAIEGWIFSQIPTDLTQTIGEGRMDRIMELEKKKLN from the exons ATGGATTGTTCAGTTTTTCAGTGTATTGGCATTTTTACTTCCCTGTATTTCATCGTCAAGATTGTACTGAAAATAATAGAAGGCAGTCGTTTGTATATCTTCTCGACTTATCCGAATTTCAGCAAATATGGCAAGTGGTCAG TTGTTACCGGGTCGACCGATGGCATAGGAAAAGAAACTGCCATTCAG CTGGCTTCACGTGGTCAAAACATAGTCTTAATAAGCcgaaatgaagaaaaattaagaaatgtGGCAATAGAAATCG AGAGCAAACACAACGTCCAAACCAAGTGTCTGACGATAGATTTTAGTGATGATGAGGAAATATACGACAAAATAGCTAATTTCTTGCAAGGTCTCGATGTTGGAACACTTGTTAATAATGTTGGAATTTCTCAGGAAATTGCTTGCTTTCATGAATACCCAAATCTTTCAAAGTTCCTTGGAGATATAATACGCCTCAACGTAATATCGGTAATAAAG ATGACGCAAGTTGTGCTTCCTGGAATGGTTAAACGAAAACGTGGACTCGTTTTAAACCTGTCTTCACTTATGGCTGTTAAACCAGTAAAAAAATACGCCATGTACTCGGCaacgaaaaaatttgttgactaCTTTGCCCAAGCACTGAGTTACGAATATGAAAGCAAAGGAATTACTATCCAG AGCTGCATGCCAGGAACAGTTCTGACtaacataacaaaaaattatgagGAATTGCAAAAAATGCCCTCACCTGAAACATACTGCAAGTCGTGGTTGGCAACAATAGGCAAAGCAAGATGGACTCATGGATACTGGAAACACGCAATTGAa GGCTGGATATTCAGTCAGATTCCAACTGATCTAACTCAAACAATAGGTGAAGGTCGCATGGATCGTATCATGGAACTTGAGAAGAAAAAGCTTAATTGA
- the LOC143445069 gene encoding very-long-chain 3-oxoacyl-CoA reductase-like has product MPTLKMTQIVLPGMVERKRGLILNLSAFTILQPIGKFAITNATKSFVDLFSRALSYEYESEGITIQSCRPGAVGTKLSQQFGDLEKMTSPKDYCASWLATVDKARWTHGHWQHEVEAWVWEKIPTALVQKLSDYFYMEPGAKIMKELEKKK; this is encoded by the exons ATGCCAACTCTGAAG ATGACACAAATTGTGCTCCCTGGAATGGTGGAACGAAAACGAGGACTTATTTTGAATTTGTCTGCATTTACAATTCTTCAACCAATCGGAAAATTTGCAATAACGAATGCAACAAAATCATTTGTCGACTTATTTTCTCGAGCACTAAGTTATGAATATGAAAGCGAAGGCATTACCATTCAA AGTTGCAGACCTGGTGCAGTTGGGACTAAACTGTCACAACAATTTGGCGATTTAGAAAAAATGACCAGCCCTAAAGACTACTGTGCGTCATGGTTGGCAACAGTAGACAAGGCAAGATGGACTCATGGTCACTGGCAACACGAAGTTGAG GCCTGGGTGTGGGAGAAAATTCCAACTGCTTTAGTACAAAAACTGTCAGACTATTTTTATATGGAACCTGGAGCGAAAATAATGAAAGAATTGGAGAAAAAGAAATGA